One genomic window of Cellulophaga sp. Hel_I_12 includes the following:
- a CDS encoding protein-disulfide reductase DsbD encodes MNKFLLLFFTLFLNFSGFSQNDANPVVWSQELNKISETEYELIIKGAIATDWYVYSQYTAEGGSQPSEFEFIKLGEDYELMGTAEESETITTYSDIFEVEETYFKENLRFTQKIKVLKPDLNQVNVVLYYQVCKDVCIPGEIEFIFALGDGPLNLEEKTVDERSKILSDELILDLKNKEALTDGVVEAVNGNSSLWMIFGLGFLGGLIALLTPCVFPMIPLTVSFFTKQSGTKSKGILNAILYGFFIVLIYFLFSLPFHVFDSVDSQILNTIATNVWLNVAFFLIFLFFAFSFFGYYELTLPSSWANKMDNASSKAGGVIGIFFMAVTLAIVSFSCTGPILGGLLGSTALAEGDVATNLSTGMLGFGVALALPFALFALFPAWLNSLPKSGGWMTTVKVVLGFLELALALKFLSNADLVGNWGILKRELFLGIWILLFALLALYLFGILRFPHDGPRQKLAATRKIVAFISAGFVLYLVLGLAKVIPLKLLSGFPPPEFYSVFEQESDCPLGVNCFKDFDEGVAYAKTINKPILLDFTGWACVNCRKMEENVWTEPDIYPMIKNDYVLISLYIDDRKELPELEQFDFKFNSGRVKRIETIGQKWGTFQTLNFNAASQPYYVLLSPDLKVLNTEIQYTDAQTYKAWLIKGLENFRE; translated from the coding sequence ATGAATAAGTTTTTACTCCTATTTTTCACTCTATTCCTTAATTTTTCAGGGTTTTCCCAAAACGATGCAAATCCTGTTGTCTGGTCACAAGAATTAAACAAAATCTCAGAAACTGAATACGAGTTAATTATTAAGGGCGCTATAGCTACAGATTGGTATGTTTATTCGCAATATACCGCTGAAGGAGGCTCGCAACCTAGCGAATTTGAGTTTATAAAACTTGGCGAAGATTACGAATTAATGGGCACAGCCGAAGAGAGTGAAACCATTACGACGTATAGTGATATTTTTGAGGTTGAAGAAACGTATTTTAAAGAAAACCTGAGGTTTACCCAAAAGATAAAAGTACTTAAACCTGACCTTAATCAGGTTAATGTGGTGTTGTATTATCAAGTTTGTAAAGATGTCTGCATTCCTGGGGAGATAGAATTTATTTTTGCTTTGGGCGATGGCCCTCTAAATTTAGAAGAGAAAACTGTTGACGAACGCAGTAAAATATTAAGTGATGAACTTATTTTAGATTTGAAAAATAAAGAAGCTTTGACAGATGGTGTTGTAGAAGCTGTAAATGGCAATTCGAGCTTGTGGATGATTTTTGGTCTAGGTTTTTTAGGTGGATTAATAGCCTTATTGACACCTTGTGTTTTTCCAATGATTCCGCTTACCGTTTCGTTTTTTACGAAACAATCAGGTACAAAAAGTAAAGGAATTTTGAATGCGATTTTATATGGTTTTTTTATCGTTTTAATTTATTTTTTATTCAGCCTACCCTTCCATGTATTCGATTCCGTAGATTCGCAAATTCTAAATACTATAGCCACTAATGTTTGGCTTAATGTGGCCTTTTTTCTAATATTTTTATTCTTTGCTTTTTCATTTTTTGGATATTACGAATTGACTTTACCGAGTTCATGGGCCAATAAAATGGATAATGCTTCGTCAAAAGCAGGTGGTGTCATCGGGATCTTTTTCATGGCCGTAACACTGGCAATTGTTTCTTTTTCTTGTACCGGTCCCATTTTAGGTGGACTTCTGGGAAGTACGGCTTTAGCGGAAGGTGACGTAGCGACCAATTTATCCACAGGAATGTTAGGTTTTGGTGTGGCTTTAGCTTTGCCCTTTGCCTTATTTGCACTTTTCCCAGCTTGGTTAAATTCTTTACCTAAATCTGGCGGATGGATGACGACCGTAAAAGTAGTTTTAGGCTTTTTAGAATTAGCCTTAGCCCTAAAGTTTTTATCGAATGCCGATTTAGTAGGCAATTGGGGCATTTTAAAACGAGAACTATTTTTAGGGATTTGGATTCTCTTATTTGCTTTGTTAGCACTTTATTTATTTGGAATTTTGCGTTTCCCACACGATGGTCCTAGACAAAAATTAGCAGCTACCCGTAAAATAGTTGCTTTTATTAGTGCAGGTTTTGTACTTTATTTGGTTTTAGGATTAGCCAAAGTGATACCTTTAAAATTATTGAGCGGATTTCCTCCGCCAGAGTTTTATAGTGTATTTGAGCAAGAAAGCGATTGTCCGCTTGGCGTAAATTGCTTTAAAGATTTTGACGAAGGTGTTGCTTATGCTAAAACAATAAATAAGCCTATTTTGCTTGATTTTACAGGTTGGGCATGTGTCAACTGTCGTAAAATGGAAGAAAATGTATGGACTGAACCTGATATTTATCCGATGATTAAAAACGATTATGTGTTAATCTCATTATATATTGATGATCGCAAAGAACTTCCTGAACTAGAGCAATTTGATTTTAAGTTCAACTCGGGCCGTGTCAAGCGAATCGAAACGATAGGGCAGAAGTGGGGCACTTTTCAAACCCTAAACTTCAATGCCGCATCACAACCCTATTACGTATTACTTTCACCAGATCTAAAAGTCTTAAATACCGAAATTCAATATACGGATGCTCAGACCTATAAAGCGTGGCTGATAAAGGGCTTAGAGAATTTTAGGGAGTGA
- a CDS encoding penicillin acylase family protein yields the protein MKKLKKVALILVGFLALVAIGIFIFIQTLKPKYSGEVALAKLNNEVEVYYDTYGIPHIYGKSEKDAFRALGYVHAQDRLWQMELLRRIAPGKLSEVFGVDMISTDKFLLSLGIDDASEKTIAEMDKNSETLQLTQAYLDGVNAFIDEGPTPVEFYLTGLDKTHFVIKDVYNTIGYMAFSFAMAHKTDPLLTNIKETLGAAYLADLEIGENPNLTLIHNYPSQKDTLKKTISSLAFSALEKLPVPLFEGSNSWVIAPEKTKNGKVIFANDPHIGFSQPSVWYEAHVSTPSYEKYGYHLAGVPFPLLGHDRSLAYGLTMFENDDIDFYYEEIHSSDANQYTYKGEWKSFETVTKTIKVKDADDIIFSFKKSVHGPILNGIADQISGDKPVAMKWIYTEVENKTLDAFYAIIHAKGLEDFKTALAAIHAPGLNIMYGDAEDNIAWFGTAKLYQMPDSVNTKLILNGSTGQQEPLRFLDFSENPKAINPPWNYVYSANNQADSILGKIYPGYYLPENRAKRIVRLLESKNDWDMVSASKMINDVTSPINPAIAANLIPLVVTSKLSDQQKAALGALEIWDGTANLDSYNSTLYHKWIYFFLKSTFQDELGEEHFNQLVSTHFAKRLIAPMSGKTESVWWDNINTATLETRSDIANTSFLQAYKALEKSLGQNYTKWTWDKVHTIEHPHPIGQVEALRSYFNVGPFPVNGTREVINNMSFNYTEDDVYKVTSGPSTRRIIDFSDLENSISILPTGQSGNIFSPHYQDQAEMFLNGNFRKMMMNKEEIIRLSKNKLTFKQK from the coding sequence TTGAAAAAACTAAAAAAAGTTGCCCTAATCCTTGTAGGTTTTTTAGCCTTAGTTGCCATCGGAATCTTTATTTTTATCCAAACACTGAAACCAAAATATAGCGGAGAAGTTGCTTTGGCGAAGCTCAATAATGAAGTTGAAGTGTATTATGATACCTACGGAATTCCGCATATTTACGGCAAGTCAGAGAAAGATGCTTTTAGAGCTTTAGGGTATGTGCATGCCCAAGATCGTTTGTGGCAAATGGAATTGTTACGTAGAATTGCCCCAGGAAAATTATCCGAAGTTTTTGGCGTCGACATGATTTCTACAGATAAGTTTTTATTGTCTTTAGGGATTGATGATGCCTCTGAAAAAACAATAGCCGAAATGGATAAAAATTCGGAAACCCTACAATTAACTCAGGCGTATTTAGATGGTGTTAATGCCTTTATAGATGAGGGTCCAACCCCCGTAGAATTTTATTTAACAGGTTTAGACAAAACTCACTTTGTCATTAAAGACGTTTATAATACCATTGGGTATATGGCCTTTAGTTTTGCCATGGCACACAAGACAGATCCTTTGTTAACGAATATTAAAGAAACCTTAGGTGCTGCTTATTTAGCAGATTTAGAAATAGGAGAGAATCCGAACCTAACTTTAATTCATAACTATCCATCCCAAAAAGATACGCTAAAAAAAACTATATCAAGCTTAGCTTTCTCAGCCTTAGAAAAGCTACCGGTTCCTTTATTTGAAGGAAGTAATAGCTGGGTCATCGCCCCAGAGAAAACAAAAAACGGAAAAGTAATTTTTGCAAACGATCCGCATATTGGTTTTTCACAACCATCGGTATGGTACGAAGCTCATGTGAGTACCCCATCCTACGAGAAATATGGCTACCATTTGGCCGGAGTTCCGTTTCCATTGTTAGGTCATGACCGTAGTTTAGCCTATGGTTTAACCATGTTTGAAAATGATGATATTGATTTTTACTACGAAGAAATACATTCAAGCGATGCCAATCAATATACATATAAAGGAGAGTGGAAAAGCTTTGAAACCGTAACAAAAACTATCAAAGTTAAAGATGCGGATGACATTATTTTTTCTTTTAAAAAATCAGTTCACGGACCTATTTTAAACGGAATAGCGGATCAAATTAGCGGCGATAAGCCCGTAGCTATGAAATGGATTTATACCGAAGTAGAGAATAAAACCTTAGATGCCTTTTATGCGATCATTCATGCCAAAGGTCTTGAAGATTTCAAAACAGCTTTAGCAGCTATTCATGCGCCTGGTTTAAACATTATGTACGGCGATGCAGAAGACAATATTGCCTGGTTTGGTACGGCAAAACTATACCAAATGCCTGATAGTGTCAATACCAAATTAATACTCAACGGCAGTACAGGCCAACAAGAACCACTGCGTTTTTTAGATTTTTCAGAAAACCCCAAAGCAATTAACCCTCCTTGGAACTACGTGTATTCTGCAAATAATCAAGCTGATTCAATTTTAGGGAAAATTTATCCAGGCTACTATTTACCAGAAAATAGAGCCAAACGTATTGTTCGTTTATTAGAGTCAAAAAATGATTGGGACATGGTATCGGCCAGTAAAATGATCAATGATGTTACCTCACCAATCAACCCAGCTATTGCCGCCAATTTAATACCGCTAGTAGTTACTTCAAAATTGTCAGACCAACAAAAAGCAGCCTTAGGAGCATTAGAAATTTGGGATGGAACAGCAAATTTAGATAGCTATAATTCCACGCTTTACCATAAATGGATTTACTTTTTCTTAAAAAGCACGTTTCAAGATGAATTAGGAGAAGAGCACTTTAATCAACTAGTATCAACACATTTTGCTAAAAGATTGATTGCCCCTATGTCTGGAAAAACAGAATCTGTTTGGTGGGATAATATAAATACAGCGACCCTAGAAACCAGAAGTGATATTGCGAACACTTCTTTTTTACAGGCCTACAAAGCTTTAGAAAAATCCTTAGGTCAAAATTATACAAAATGGACATGGGATAAGGTGCATACCATTGAACACCCGCATCCCATTGGGCAGGTCGAGGCTTTACGCTCCTATTTTAACGTAGGGCCGTTTCCCGTAAATGGAACCCGAGAGGTCATTAATAATATGTCGTTTAATTATACGGAAGATGACGTGTATAAGGTTACTTCTGGACCTTCCACTCGTAGAATAATTGATTTTTCAGATCTAGAAAATAGCATTAGTATTTTACCTACCGGCCAATCGGGTAACATTTTTAGTCCGCATTACCAAGATCAAGCAGAAATGTTTTTGAATGGAAACTTTAGAAAAATGATGATGAATAAAGAAGAGATCATAAGACTATCAAAAAATAAACTTACATTTAAACAAAAATAA